In the Deltaproteobacteria bacterium genome, GTTGGACGGAGCAAAACCGGGATTCCATATTTTTCGGAAAGGTCAAAGGCCCGGGGAATCATCTCCTTGGCTTCCAATGGAGAAGAAGGATCAAAGACCGGAATTTTGGCAAAGAAGGCCTGAAAACGGCTGTCCTGTTCGGTTTGGGAGCTCTTGGGGCCGGGATCATCGGCTGCGATGATGACAAAGCCGCCTTTAACGCCGATGTAAGCGGCACTCATCAGGGGATCGGCGGCCACATTTAACCCGACCTGTTTCATGGAAACGGCGGCCCGACGCCCCAGATAGCTTTGGGCCAGGGCCGTTTCAAAGGCTATTTTTTCATTGATGGCCCACTCGGCAAAAATGGGAAGCCGCTCCTTCTTTTTTATGCGGATAAGGGCCTCCAGGATTTCGGAGGCCGGTGTACCGGGATAAGAAGTGGCGCATTGGACTCCGGCTTCCAACAACCCCCGGGCCATGGCCTCATTGCCCATCATAATCTCCTGGCCGATCTTCTTTTTTTTGGTCATGAGTTCCCTCTCGTCAAATTTAATCTTGTCGGAATGAGCATTATTTAATAAACCCATGAAACTATTGCCTGGAATATTATCCCATTTCCTTTTTGGAGTAAAGAGTATATATTTCTTCCCGGAATAACTATGTTCACCGCAGAGGCGCCCCGGTGAAATAGAATTGAAAAGACATTTCACGGGGCAGGCAGAGGGGGCAAAGAAGAAATTAATTTTTCTTTCTGTTGAGAGGACAGAAAGGAAAAAGCTTTCGCAACCCTCCGGGACAGAGTCCAGAACCATTATTGTTCAATCCCGCCTCTCACGGGATTGAACAATAATGGTTCTCTCTGCGCTCTTTGCGCCTCTGCGGTATAAATAAAGTTGCAAGTTTCAAGTCTCAAGTTGCAGGTTGCAGGATGCAAACAAGACAACTCAATAAAACAGCACCGGCATCTCACGTATGGATTAAGGTTTTAATCGGGGAGTTTCGGTTATGCGCCCATTAGTGGAATATTTTGAAAATCCGGAACGGATCATCGCCTTCCTGGAGGTATTCAGGAAAGGCCTGATCCAAGTGCTGGCCGTGGTTTTTATCTTTGCCGTGATCGGCTACGGCTTTGCCAAAACGATTCTGGATTTTTTACAAAAACATACCGGGGTTACCCTGGCTTACTACGGGCTTTCCGAAACCTTTTTTACTCTGCTCAATATCGCCCTGTTTTCATCCCTATTCGTTACCGTGCCATTTTTATTGTTCAAAGTCCTGTCGGCCCTCCGGGCCGTCTTCCCCACCCTCTCCCGGAAAACGATGATCGGCTTCTGGATCGGGGCGGTCTTCCTCTTCTATCTGGGGGCCGGTTTCTGCCTTTTTGTTACCTTGCCCTACGGGACCAAATTTCTTTTAAGTTACCAGAGCAGCCACATAGAGGCCATTATTTCCGTAAAAAAATTTGTCTCCTTTTGCCTCCTCTTCATTTTCGCCTTCGGCATTATTTTTGAACTGCCCCTGACCATGATCCTTTTGGGCCGGATCGGCCTGGTGAAGGTCAGTTTCCTGACCCGCTATCGGAGCTATGCCATCTTAGTGATTACCGTCTTGTCTGCCGTCCTGACCCCGACCCCCGATGCCTTCAATATGATGCTCATGGCCGTTCCTCTCTATCTGCTCTTCGAGATCGGCATTATCGGCATGCGTCTTTGGGGTAAAAAGGAGCCGTAG is a window encoding:
- a CDS encoding twin-arginine translocase subunit TatC, with amino-acid sequence MRPLVEYFENPERIIAFLEVFRKGLIQVLAVVFIFAVIGYGFAKTILDFLQKHTGVTLAYYGLSETFFTLLNIALFSSLFVTVPFLLFKVLSALRAVFPTLSRKTMIGFWIGAVFLFYLGAGFCLFVTLPYGTKFLLSYQSSHIEAIISVKKFVSFCLLFIFAFGIIFELPLTMILLGRIGLVKVSFLTRYRSYAILVITVLSAVLTPTPDAFNMMLMAVPLYLLFEIGIIGMRLWGKKEP